Within the Actinomycetota bacterium genome, the region CCCGACCTCGTCGACGCGCGCATCGGGGATCGCGGACCGCAACGCCACGACGTGCTCGGCAGAGACCCGTGTCGCGAGGACGGGCGTCTCGGTGCTGGCGAGTAGCGAGGTGACCGCGCGGACGCACTGGTCGGGGGTCTTACCCTGGGCGAACACGACCTCTGGCTCGCCCGTGCGTGCCGGCCGGGTCGGGTCGAGGTACAGGTCGTCGTGGTCCATGCGGGCGATCGTAGGACGCCGGTAGGCTCGCGGCGCCACGGCTCCGTGGCGCGAGATGTCGAGTCTTCGAGACGAGGTGGCGGGTGACGCTGTCCGACGGCACGCTCAGCATCCTGGTCGTCGTCGCCCTGATCCTGATCCTGCTGTTGATCGCGATCGTGGTGCTGCTGTCCGCACGACTGCAGCGACTGCACCGGGCACACGACGCCGCCCTGCGCCCCGGCGAGAGCGTCCTGGAAGCGGTCGCGCGACAGCAACGGGACCTCGGGGCGCTGCGTCAGGACGTCGTCGTCGTGCACGACAACACCGAGCACCTGCGTGAGCTGCTCCGCGGCACCCTCTCGAGGGTCGGTGTGGTGAGGTACGACGCGTTCGCCGACATGGGCGGGGCGCTGTCGTTCTCGGCCGCCCTCCTCGATGAGCACCTCGACGGGGTCGTGATCAGCGCCATCAACGGTCGCACCGAGACCCGGACCTACGCCAAGCCGATCCGCGCCGGCGATTCCGAGTACAACCTCTCGCCGGAGGAGCTCGCGGCGCTCGAGGCGGCCGCGACCGGCAAGCCGCCCGGCGCCCCCAGCAAGCCCGGGAAGCGGCGCCGGTGACGGTCGCGTACCTCGGTCCGGCGGGCACGTTCACCGAAACCGCCGCCCGCCTCCTCACCGGAGGCGAGGACGAGCTCGATCCGCGCGACGACATCACCGATGTGCTGGCGGCGGTCGAGTCGGGCGAGGTCGAGCGCGGGCTCGTCCCGATCGAGAACACGCTCGAGGGTTCGGTCACGGCGACGCTGGACGCCTTGGCCTTCGACCACGACCTGCTGATCGAGGCCGAACTCGAGCTACCGGTGACGCTCGTCTGTGCCGGGCGGGCGGGCACGACCCTGGCGACCGCGACCGTCGTGCGCTCGCATCCGGTCGCGCTGTCAGCGTGTCGACGCTGGCTCACGCACAACGCCCCGTCCGCGGAGCGCATCGCCTCCGCTTCGACCGCACGGGCAGCCGAACAACTGGCTGACGGCGAGCTCGCCATCGTCAACCCGCTCGCGGCGGAGCGCTACGACCTCGAGGTCCTCGCCAGCAACATCGCCGATCATCCCGGGAACTCCACCCGGTTCGTCGTGGTCGGCAAGCGCGTCCCGCCCTCGACGGGGTGGGACAAGACCTCGACGGTCGTGTTCATCGAGGAGAACCGGCCCGGGGCGCTGCTGCAGTTGCTCGAGATCTTCGCCGAGCGTGACCTCAACCTCACCAAGATCGAGTCGCGGCCGACGAAGGCCGAGCTGGGCAACTACTGCTTCTTCCTCGACGTCGAGGGCCACCTCGCCGACGAGCGGGTGGGCGACGCGCTGGCGGCGGCGAAGCGCACCCATCGAGACGTCAAGATCCTCGGGTCGTACCGCCGCTCCGGCGCTCGACGGACGGATGAGGCTGCGCGCATCGCGGCTGACGACGAGGCCTACCGGTCGGCGGCGACGTGGCTCGCCGCGTGGCGCGACCGCATCGGCTAGGTCGGGCGGACCTCCTCCAGGCGGACCCGTGCCAGGGCGTCCTGGTCGATCGACGCCAGGTAGAGCCAGCCATCGTGCTCGCGCACACCGGTGATCTTGGCGTAGCCGCCGTCGGGATCCTGCAGGCTGCGTAGCAGCCGACCGTCGCGGTCGAACGCGAGGACGTGGCCGTAGAAGGTCTCGTCGGGTCGGAGGGACTCGGGCAGGTTCCACACCAGCTTGCGTACCA harbors:
- a CDS encoding DUF4446 family protein; this translates as MTLSDGTLSILVVVALILILLLIAIVVLLSARLQRLHRAHDAALRPGESVLEAVARQQRDLGALRQDVVVVHDNTEHLRELLRGTLSRVGVVRYDAFADMGGALSFSAALLDEHLDGVVISAINGRTETRTYAKPIRAGDSEYNLSPEELAALEAAATGKPPGAPSKPGKRRR
- the pheA gene encoding prephenate dehydratase, with translation MTVAYLGPAGTFTETAARLLTGGEDELDPRDDITDVLAAVESGEVERGLVPIENTLEGSVTATLDALAFDHDLLIEAELELPVTLVCAGRAGTTLATATVVRSHPVALSACRRWLTHNAPSAERIASASTARAAEQLADGELAIVNPLAAERYDLEVLASNIADHPGNSTRFVVVGKRVPPSTGWDKTSTVVFIEENRPGALLQLLEIFAERDLNLTKIESRPTKAELGNYCFFLDVEGHLADERVGDALAAAKRTHRDVKILGSYRRSGARRTDEAARIAADDEAYRSAATWLAAWRDRIG